One Fusarium falciforme chromosome 12, complete sequence DNA window includes the following coding sequences:
- a CDS encoding GMP synthase [glutamine-hydrolyzing]: protein MATGIDAEAPHNNFDTILVLDFGSQTSHLILRRLRALSVYAEMLPCTTKLADLTWKPKGIVLSGGPSSVYDDGSPHVDPAVFELGWYLEIAWQADSANVARGIAREYGHADVTIHKVDNHVDRLFAGLGETMHAYMSHFDKLVRLPEGFVVVAKTANSEFAGIAHQSKPIFGVQFHPELEHTPRGSELLRNFSVDICGAQPNWVMSDFIEQEIARIRKLVGDKAQVIGAVSGGVDSTVAAKLMKEAIGDRFHAVLIDNGLMRLNECEQVKETLQQHLGINLTVVDGAELFLGRLKGVREPEKKRKIIGETFIDLFEKEAIRIEKEAENTPNAGKVSWFLQGTLYPDVIESLSFKGPSATIKTHHNVGGLPKATNDGRRYKAYAVRGVKLTAIQLLEPLRELFKDEVRALGRRLQIHEDLVNRHPFPGPGIGVRVLGDITPERVEIARKADHIFISMIKEAGIYNEASSLMSQAYAGLDTNKAVGVMGDTRVYGYIVILRAVTTSDFMSAEPYEFSFKLLKAMARRIVNEVDGVSRVTYDLSSKPPGTIELE from the exons ATGGCCACCGGAATCGACGCCGAGGCGCCTCACAACAACTTCGAC ACCATCTTGGTGTTGGATTTCGGCAGCCAAACCAGCCATCTGATTCTCCGTCGCCTGCGAGCTCTCAGTGTTTATGCTGAGATGCTCCCCTGCACCACCAAGCTCGCCGATCTCACCTGGAAGCCCAAGGGTATCGTCTTGTCTGGAG GCCCCTCCTCCGTTTACGACGACGGCTCACCCC ACGTTGACCCCGCTGTCTTTGAGCTTGGT TGGTATTTG GAAATTGCTTGGCAGGCCGACTCTGCGAACGTTGCTCGCGGAATAGCTCGAG AGTACGGCCACGCTGACGTCACCATTCACAAGGTTGACAACCATGTCGACCGTCTCTTCGCTGGTCTGGGCGAGACCATGCATG CCTACATGAGCCATTTCGACAAGCTCGTCCGCCTGCCCGAGGGGTTCGTTGTTGTGGCCAAGACTGCCAACTCCGAGTTTGCTGGCATTGCTCACCAGTCAAAGCCCATCTTTG GCGTGCAATTCCACCCCGAGCTCGAACAC ACTCCCCGTGGAAGTGAGCTCTTGCGCAACTTCAGTGTCGACATTTGCGGAGCTCAACCCAACTGGGTCATGAGTGACTTCATCGAGCAGGAGATTGCTCGTATCAGGAAGCTTGTTGGCGACAAGGCCCAGGTTATTGGAGCTGTTTCTGGCGGTGTCGACAGCACAGTGGCCGCCAAGCTTATGAAGGAGGCAATTG GTGACCGCTTCCACGCTGTCCTCATCGACAACG GCTTGATGCGTCTCAACGAGTGCGAGCAGGTGAAGGAGACTCTTCAACAGCATCTCGGAATCAACCTTACGGTAGTTGATGGCGCCgagctcttcctcggccGCCTCAAGGGCGTCAGGGAgcccgagaagaagcgcaagatcATTGGAGAGACCTTT ATTGACTTGTTCGagaaagaggccatcagaaTCGAGAAGGAAGCAGAGAACACCCCCAACGCCGGAAAAGTCTCTTGGTTCCTCCAGGGAACG TTGTACCCGGACGT CATCGAGTCACTGAGCTTCAAGGGCCCTTCTGCCACTATTAAGA CGCATCACAACGTCGGTGGTCTTCCCAAGGCAA CGAATGATGGACGGCGTTA CAAGGCCTACGC CGTCCGGGGAGTAAAACTGACAGCGATTCAGCTCTTGGAACCTTTGCGCGAGCTCTTCAAGGACGAGGTCAGGGCACTTGGTAGGCGTCTCCAGATTCACGAGGACCTCGTGAACCGACATCCTTTCCCCGG ACCTGGCATCGGAGTTCGTGTCCTGGGAGATATTACCCCTGAACGAGTCGAAATCGCGAGAAAGGCCGACcacatcttcatctccatgATCAAGGAGGCCGGAATCTACAACGAGGCAAGTTCACTA ATGTCCCAAGCCTACGCCGGTTTGGATACCAATAAGG CTGTTGGCGTCATGGGAGACACCCGTGTCTATGGATACATCGTCAT CCTCCGAGCTGTCACAACTAGTGACTTCATGAGCGCCGAGCCCTACGAGTTCTCCTTCAAATtgctcaaggccatggctCGCAGGATCGTCAACGAGGTGGACGGAGTTTCCCGAGTCACATATGACCT TTCTTCGAAGCCCCCCGGCACCATCGAACTGGAGTAG
- a CDS encoding Bulb-type lectin domain-containing protein: MSDTLKNGEWLKVGDSLWSPDGSVELKMQEDGKLAIYWEGECRFQTTDEERDDIDGIRIQEDGNFVIYDNDGNAVWASDTAEPTGDSSVEVVVQDDGNVVLYKKTAIWCSETHK, encoded by the exons ATGTCCGATACCCTCAAGAACGGCGAGTGGCTCAAGGTCGGCGATAGCCTTTGGAGCCCTGATGGCTCCGTCGAACTGAAAATGCAAGAGGATGGTAAGCTGGCCATCTACTGGGAAGGGGAGTGCCGGTTTCAGACCACCGACGAGGAACGCGACGACATTGATGGAATTCGAATTCAAGAGGACGGGAACTTCGTTATTTA TGACAACGACGGCAATGCTGTCTGGGCCTCTGACACTGCTGAGCCCACGGGAGACAGCAGCGTCGAGGTTGTTGTCCAAGATGACGGCAATGTAGTCTTGTACAAGAAGACCGCTATCTGGTGCAGCGAGACTCACAAATAA